The window GTTCTGCGGCTCTTCGCTCAACACCCTGTGCTCACGCAGGGTGGCCAGGACACGGCCTAACTGCTGCGGATCGATACCCCGGCGGCTAGCCACCTGCACCACGTGAGTGCGCTCAAGTCGGCCGAGGCGCTCACTGTCCTCCAGCAACGCCTCGACGCATGCTTCGATCACGTCTTCCACGCTGAAGACGCCCTCCCCTTGAATTAAAACGAGTTCCCTGGACGCCGAGCGAAGCTGTTCCCCGCCCCCTGAGCCCAGTGAAATAAAGCTAGGACCGCAGACCAACCGAGCGCAAGCGGAAGTTCCAATTATGGCTACTCAACGCCTTTTAACGTCGACTGCCGGAATGCTACCGAGGAAGGCCAGTATGAGAGTTAGGACCGACTCGTTGACTCGCCGCCTTCGGGCCGCTAGATTTGCCGCACAGGCTGAAGCCCGACATTAGATCATGCGTTCGAAAAGTGTCGAATCAACGCCAGCAACCTTCGCCGTGTACGAGCTCGAAGCCGCTCGTCGCATACGGAACTCCCTGCTCACTAACACATTCACTTTTTGCTGTTCCGCTATCGCGCGTGGCCATAAAGTCCGCGATCGGCGTCCGCCGAGGCCAACTCGCCCTTTGCAGACTTGGGCACTCCCCTCAAAGGCAGGGAGGGCTCATGTATCTAGCAACGCAGAATGAACGTGGGGTCGGCAGCCATTGGGAGAGGACGCTGGGAGCCATCTGGGAGCCGACCCGCTCCCCGAGCCCCTTCCAGGCCACGCGACACCAGCCGATACCACTCATCTGACCTGCGAAAACGGCATCGAGATTGGCAGGCTCACTGACCGACCCTCATTCGGGACGAAGAGGTCGTGGGTTCAAATCCCGCCACCCCGACAGCTGAAACACCAGGTCAGGCGCCCTCTGCAAGCAGAGGGCGCCTGACCTTTTCTCGTGTGTGTGCGAGCTAGTCGGCGGGCAGGCCCGCGCGCATCGCCTTCGCGGTGGCGGTCGAGTCGTATCCCTCGGGGACGCCCTCGACCATGATGATGTCGCCCTCGATGTGCCGTGAGCGCAGGGGGGCGATCGCCTGGTAGGCGGGCGAATCCCACCAGGCCCGCGCCTCGGAGATGCCCGGGAAACCGATCAGGACGACGTGCCCGGGCCAGCTGCCCTCCTTCACCTCGTGCGGGGTTGCGTGCACCAGGAAGCGGCCCCCGTACGGCTCGAAGGTGCCGGCGATGCGCTCGATGTACTCGATGACCTCCGGGTGGGGATCGGCTTCCGCGAGGTGGGCTATGGCGTATGCGGGCATGGCGTCCTTCCGGCGGGGCGGGCTTCGTACACCAGGATCATGGCATTCGGTCCGGCCGGGGTCGACCTGCTTTCCGGGCTGCGGGAACCACGGCCCTCCGGCGCACGAGCCCTCACGGCCGGCCGCACGAACGACGTGTGGGCCCGCCCCCGCCCCCGCCCGAATGAGGGGGAGCAGGACCGGGCCCACACGAGCCGGTCATGGCTTTTGCGGCGGTGCCGCGTCCTCGGCCGTCGGCGCCGAGGGGTGGATCAGGCGGCGGCTGCCGCGGCGCCCTGGGCGACCTGGCCGAGCACCTCGGTCAGCGAGGTGACGACCTCGGCGTCGTCCGCCGGGTGGAGCTCCGCGAAGCGGGTCACGGAGCCCGGGATGGAGAGCTTGACGTCCGCGAGGACGGTCGCACCGGCGACGCCGAGGGCCTTCCGCGCCTCGTCCTGGGCCCACACGCCACCGAACTGGCCGAAGGCGGTACCGACCACGGCGACCGGCTTGGCGGTCAGGGCGCCGGCGCCGTAGGGACGCGACAGCCAGTCGATGCCGTTCTTCAGGACGGCCGGCATCGTGCCGTTGTACTCCGGCGAGAACAGCAGGAACGCGTCGGCCTGACCGGCCGCCTCGCGCAGCCGGGCGGCCGCGGCGGGCACGTCGCCCTCGACGTCGATGTCCTCGTTGTAGAACGGGACGTCCGCGAGGCCTTCGTAGAGCACGACCTCGACGCCCTCGGGCGCGTGCTTGGCCGCTGCTTCTGCGAGCTGGCGGTTGTGGGAGCCGGCGCGGAGGCTGCCGACGAGAGCGAGAATGCGTACAGACATGGGGGAAGCTCCTGGGGAGACCGAGACTGCAGAAATAAGCGGACCGTAGTCCGTTTAGAGTTGTACCACCCTAAGCGGACCACGGTCCACTTCCGTTTCCGGCGCTACCCTTGGAGCCATGACCGCCCTCCTGCCCCCGCTTCCCGGGCCGCCCGACGCCGGGGAGACGCGCACGAGCCTCACGCTCGCGGCCACAGGGGAGACCGAGCACCTCCGGGCGGACGCGGCGCGCAACCGCACCCTCCTGCTGGAAGCCGCTTCACGGCTCCTGGCGAAGAGCGGCGCCTCGGACCTCACCATGGAGTCGGTGGCCACCGCGGCAGGGGTCGGCAAGGGCACCGTCTTCCGGCGCTTCAAGGACCGCACCGGCCTCCTGATCGCACTCCTCGACCACCGCGAGTCACTGCTCCAGGCGACCTTCCTCTCCGGGCCTCCCCCCATGGGGCCCGACGCCCCGGCCGCCGAGCGGCTGCACGCCTTCGGCCCGGCCGTCATGCGTCACGAGCGGGACCACCACGAGCTCATCCTGGCCTCCCGCAACGATCCCCTGCGCACCTTCGCCATCCCCGCGTACCGGCTGCGGCTCAGCCACGTCGCGATGCTGGTGCACGGTACGGGCGTGGCCGGGAACCCGGAACTGCTCGCCCACTCGCTCCTCGCGACGATCGACACCCCGCTGGTCCACCATCTGACCTGCGAACGCGGCGTGCCGCTCGCACAGTTGGAACAGGGCTGGCACGACCTCATCACCCGGCACGGCGTGGCACGCTGAGGGGGCTCAGCGGTCGGCGCGCACCTGCACCAGGGCGTGCGTGCCGCTGGTACGCCATGCGCGGCCGGAAGCCTCCAGGCGTTCCAGCGTGCCCTCGTCCAGGCCCACGACGACGTCGGACTTCAGTGTCCGCAGCGCCGCGACGGAACCGGGGAAGTACCCGGTGACGTCGGCGAACGGGGTCGTCGGCGCCCAGAGCCGGTCGCCCACGAGCCGGCGGTAGTTGAGGTCGCCCTTCAGGATCGTCAGCGTGGCGGCGGCCAGCTCGGCCCGGAGATCCCCGGGCATCGACTCGTACGGGAACGGCGCGCAGAAGAAGGCATGGGTGCGCACGTCGGCCCGGCCCTCTCCCATGGCCTTCCACAGACGTCTGCCGATCACACCCGCTTCACCGGGGGCTCCGCTCAGGCGGCGGAGGCAGTCGACGACGTCGGCCGTCATCGCGTCGGAGACGTAGTACGGACGGGGCTTCACATGGAGCACCACCCGCTCCGCGTGCCGGTGCTCGAGCAGATGGTCGAGGAGGATCAGGTCGGGGATGAGCTCGCGTCCGGTGTTGTCCGCGATGACCGCGACGGTGGAGCCCCCGTCGGCGGGCAGCAGCGACCACAGGTCCTGCGTGTCGTCGGCCACCAGGCTGTGGTCCGGCTCTCCGAGGGGCGGCTCGTCCGCGGACGAGTGGAAGCCCAGGTCGGCGCGGTTCCCCCACAGTGATGCCTGGAGGAGGGCCGCGGCCCGCTCACCTGCGGGGAGAGTGGCGAGGTCGTCCAGGGATCTGAGTTCCTCGTCCACCGTGGCACCGTGCAGTTCGGCCCGTTTGAACGGTGCGAAGGGGTCGATTCCCTGCCACGGACCCTCGTCGAAGTACCCGACGGCCTGCAGAAGTCTGCGGTAGAAGTAGCTCTCCGCCCAGAGGAACGGGGCGTCGAACCACGGGCGCCCGAAGTGCTCACGACCCTGTTCCAGCCAGAACCCCCGGTCCGGACTCGCGGGACCCGGCGGTTCGACGACACCGTGGATGATCTCGTGCCGCAGGTCGTCGAGGGCACGGTGCGGGCCGGGGCCGTAGGGGAACGCCTCCCGCACCTGTTCGATGAGCGCCGGATGGCGTTCGGCAAGCACGCTCCGGGCGAAGGTGCCGGGCTCCCGGCATGTGATCACCGGTGGCAGCCCGGAGTCGTGCGTGGTCCCGGAATCCGCTCGCTCATCGCCCATGCGTCCAGTCTGCCCGCCCGGGGTGCCGGGCCCCGGCTGCGGGTGCCCGTGTCTGCCGACCGCTGTCCGCAGCCCCGCCCGCCTGGCGCGTCACACGGCCAACGGCCCCGGGTGGACCAGCACATGAGCCCACCGGGGGCTGGTTACGATATGTGTCGACTCAGATGATTTAACCAAGAGAGGGAACCCGCACCCATGCCGGCCGAGACATTCGAGTTCCAGGTAGAAGCGCGCCAGCTCCTGCAGATGATGATCCATTCGATCTACTCGAACAAGGACGTTTTCCTCCGCGAGCTCATCTCCAACTCTTCGGACGCGCTCGACAAGCTGCGACTGGAAACTCTCCGCGACGACACGCTCGTAGCCGACTCGTCCGACCTCCACATCGCCATCGAGACGGACACGGAGAAGCGCACGCTGACCGTGCGCGACAACGGGATCGGAATGTCGCACGACGAGGTCGTGCAGCTGATCGGGACGATCGCGAATTCCGGTACGGCCGCATTCCTCCAGGAGCTGAAGGAGGCCAAGGACTCCAGCGCCTCCGAGGAGCTCATCGGCCAGTTCGGTGTCGGGTTCTATTCGAGCTTCATGGTGGCCGACGAGGTCACCCTGCTGACCCGGCGCGCGGGCGAGGAGACCGGCACCCGCTGGCAGTCCGGTGGCGAGGGCACGTACACCGTCGAGCCCGTGGACGACGCCCCGCAGGGCACTTCGGTCACGCTGCGGCTCAAGCCGGAGGACACCGAGGACAAGCTCTTCGACTACACCTCGCCCTGGAAGCTCAGGGAGATCGTCAAGCGCTACTCGGACTTCATCACCTGGCCCATCCGCATGGCGGCGGTGTCGGGCGAGGAGGACGCCGAGCCCACGACGGAGACGGTCAACTCGATGAAGGCCCTGTGGGCCCGGTCGAAGGACTCCGTGACGGACGAGGAGTACAGCGAGCTCTACAAGCACATCAGCCACGACTGGACCGACCCTCTCGAAACCATCCGCATGCAGGCGGAAGGGACCTTCGAATACCAGGCCCTGCTCTTCCTCCCGTCACACGCACCGCAGGACCTGTTCATGCAGGACCACAAGCGGGGGGTGCAGCTCTATGTGAAGCGCGTATTCATCATGGATGACTGCGAAGCCCTCATGCCGACGTATCTGCGGTTCGTCAAGGGCGTCGTCGACGCGCAGGACCTTTCGCTCAACGTCTCGCGCGAAATCCTGCAGCAGGACCGCCAGATCGAGATGATGCGGCGCCGCCTCGTCAAGAAGGTGCTCTCGACCGTCAAGGACATGCGTTCCAAGACGCCCGAGAAGTACACGACGTTCTGGAAGGAATTCGGCCGGGTCCTCAAGGAGGGCCTGTTCCAGGACTTCGAGAACCGGGACGCGATCCTGGAGATCGCCTCCTTCTCCTCGACCCGGGACGAGGAGGAGCAGACCACCCTGCGCTCGTACGTGGAGCGGATGAAGGAGGGGCAGGAGCAGATCTTCTACATGACGGGTGAGTCGCGCTCCGCGATGGAGAGCTCGCCCCACATGGAGGCGTTCCGCGCCAAGGGCTTCGAGGTCCTTCTGCTGACCGACCCGGTCGACGAGGTCTGGGTCCAGTCCGTGCCGGAGTTCGACGGCAAGCAGTTGCAGTCCATCGCCAAGGGCGAGGTCGACCTGGACAGCGACGAGGAGAAGAAGGAGATCGAGGCCGAGCGCGAGAAGCAGCAGCAGGAGTACGCCGGACTCCTCAGCTGGATGACGGAGCAGCTGGGCGACACCCTGAAGGAGGTGCGGCTCTCCTCCCGCCTCACCGTCTCCCCGGCCTGCATCGTGTCGGACACCCACGACGCCACCCCGGCTCTGGAGAACATGTACCGCGCCATGGGCCAGGAAGTGCCGCGCACGAAGCGGATCCTGGAGCTCAACCCGTCCCATGGGCTGATCAGCGGGCTGAAGAAGGCTCACGACGCGCGGGGCGAGAACCCGGACGCGTCCGCCGAGCTGGCCGAGACGGCCGAACTCGTCCACGGGCTGGCCCTCCTCTCCGACGGTGGCGAGCTGAGCGACCCCTCCCGCTTCAGCAGGCTGATGGCGGACCGGCTGGAGCGCACGCTGTAGCCGGTCCGACCGTCCAGACGCGAAACCGCAGCGGCCGCCAGGACTCCTGGCGGCCGCAGTCGTGTGCGGACCCGGCGGCACGGACGTCGGTCGGCAGCGCGCTCCGAGGACGGGACCGCCCCGGAGACGGAACAAGCCCCGGCGGGCGCGGGACGCGGGCGGTTCCCCCTTGGGCTCCGACTCCGACTCCGACTCCGACTCCGGCTCCGGCTCCGGCACCGGCTCCGGTGAACGCGGTACGGGAACGCCCACCGCCTGACCACTCGAACGTACGGCCACCCGCTGAGCGTGACGCACAGCAGTCACGGAGAGTGGCGAAACCCCTCGGGACTTCACCACTTCGAGGGCCCGTCGGAGGTTTATCTACGCGCGGAGCATCGACCCCCGAACGATCATTCGGGCATATCAGACGACTTCCAGCGAGGCCACTTACCGACGGGTACCGGGAGCTGCTAAAAACATGCTCGCCCCACGAACTCCCCCCTCGTCCCCCACATTTCGAAGGGCTGGCAGCCATGTCAGTACGAACCTTCCGGGCCTCCGTCTTCACTCTCGCGATCGCCGCCGCAGCCGCACTCGGCCTTGCCGCACCCGCTTCCGCCGCAGGGGCCGACTACGTAGCTCTCGGTGACTCCTACTCCTCCGGAGTGGGCGCCGGGAGTTACACGTCGGAGAGCGGCAACTGCATGCGCAGCACCAACGCGTATCCGTACCTCTGGAAGAACGCGAACAACCCGTCCTCCTTCAAGTTCGTCGCATGCTCGGGCGCGACGACGGCGTCCGTGGCGAGCGGTCAGCTGAGCGCGCTGACATCCTCGACCACGCTCGTCAGCGTCACGGCCGGCGGCAACGACGTCGGATTCGCGGACGTCATGCAGACGTGCGTCCTGCAGAGCGAGGCCACCTGTGTGAACCGCGTGAACACCGCGGTCTCGCAGATGCAGAGCTCACTTCCGGGCGCGCTCGACTCGCTCTACGCGGGCATCCGTTCACGCGCCCCACAGGCCCACGTGGTCGTCCTCGGCTATCCGCGCTTCTACAAGCTGTCGGGCAGTTGCATCGCCGGGCTCACGGAGACCGAACGCGGCTCGATCAACAACGCGTCGGACGTGCTGAACGGGGTGCTCGCCAAGCGCGCGGCCGACGCGGGGTTCACCTACTCGAGCGTGGTGGACGAGTTCACCGGGCACGAACTCTGCTCGGGAGACGCCTGGATCCACAGCGTGTCCATCCCCATCACCAACTCGTACCACCCGAAGGCGGTCGGGCAGTCGAACGGCTACCTGCCGGCCTTCCGCTCCGCGGCATAGCGCGCAGCAGGCAGCACGGTTGTCCTGCGGTGGCGCCACCGGTCCGTGCCGGGGGCGCCACCCTCGCGGTTCCTCCGGGCCGGTGCGGGTGCACCGGGTGCACCACGCCGGGCTCCCCTCGGCGCGGGGGTCCGGTGCAGGCGGTCCGATGCAGAGTGGTCCGTCGCAGAGTGGTCCGGCACGTATGGATCCGGTGCGGACGGGCCCGGTGCACACAGGTCCGGCGCATGGGGCCCGCTGGGCTCAGTACCGCTCGACAAGGTGCTCCCGGCCCGTCGGCGGCTCGTACGGCTCGGGCCAGAAGTCCGTCACCTCCGTGATCCGGCCGGAGGGGTCGAAGGCGAAGAAGTGGACAGCCGGTATCTCTCCGCCCGCCACGGTGAAACAGGTCCGGGCCGCGGCCTGACGGCCGTCCCCGTCGGCGACGATCCGCTCGACGCGGACGCGCCAGTCCCCCGGATACTCCCGGTTGAACCGGACGTACCGGTCCCTGCCGAGAACACGCTCGCGGGTCTGCGGCAGGTCGTACACCACGTCGGCGGAGAGGGTGGCGGCGAACGCCTCCCAGTCACGGGCGTCCGCTGCCGCCCAATACGCCTCCACCGCCGCGCGCAGCCCGGGGGCTCCCGGCGTCGTGCCGGTTCTGTCGGCCATCTCAGTCATGGGTCCGAGTGTGGCGCCCGCCACTGACAATCGGCCCGGAACACGGATCTCAGCGCTCGATCGGCCGCGAGGCCTTGACCGAATACAGCATCGGGATGCGGGGCCGGCCGGCCGGGAAGCGGTAGTACCCGTCCGAGTGCCGCTCGAGTACCGGATACCTCGGGAAGAGCGAGGCGTCGTGCTCGTGCAGGAAGTCGATGCGGAGCCCGGCCGCCGCGAGCGCCGACACCACATCACCCACCGGGTGTTGCCATTCGACGCTGCGGTTGTGGACGGTCCGGGCGTCGAGGTCCGCGTAGGTGCCGGGTGTCTCGTCCACCCACGGATCAGGGCTGAAGTAGTCGTACGCGACCCGGGAACCGGTCTCGTCGTCCAGGCAGTCCGTCAGCGGGTGGAACTCCGCGACGTAGAGGAATCCGCCGGGGGCGACCAGCGACGCCACGGTCTCCGCCCACCGCCGTATGTCCGGCAGCCAGTTCAGGGCTCCGAGCCCGGTGTAGACGATGTCGTACGCGGAGTCCGGAACCGCTTGTGCCGCGTCGTACACATCGGCGGCGACGAACGTCGCGCGCTCCGGCGTCAGATCCAGCGTGCGGGCCAGGCCGCGGGCGGTCTCGACCGCGGGTTCGGAGAAGTCGAGGCCGACGACCTGTGCGGCGCCGTGGCGGGCCCAGGACAGCGTGTCCACGCCGATGTGGCACTGCAGGTGCAGGAGCGTCCGGCCGGTCACGTCCCCCACCTCTTCGAGCTCGAACGGGCGCAGGGCGTCCCGGCCGGCCAGGAAGGCGTCCAGATCGTAGAAATCGCCGGCCGCGTGGATGGGCACGCGTTCGTCCCAGCGCGCACGGTTGGTCTCGTGCCAGTCGTCGGGTGTGGGTGCGTACATGCCGCGAAAGTTACCCACAGGGCGGGGGTGCGCGCGAGCGGTTATCCACAGGCCGCCCGGCGTCGCGGTCACATCGGGTTGGATGGGGGCATGAGCGACACACAGAACGACGCGTCCGTGCCCGACCGGGAGAAGGAACCGCCGCAGTGGGAGCAGCGCTTCCGCGCCGCCCGGGTCTCGCTGCCCGACTGGGCCGAGGACGCCCCCGACCGCGCGCTGTTCGTGTCGAA is drawn from Streptomyces sp. NBC_00178 and contains these coding sequences:
- a CDS encoding DUF1330 domain-containing protein, whose product is MPAYAIAHLAEADPHPEVIEYIERIAGTFEPYGGRFLVHATPHEVKEGSWPGHVVLIGFPGISEARAWWDSPAYQAIAPLRSRHIEGDIIMVEGVPEGYDSTATAKAMRAGLPAD
- the htpG gene encoding molecular chaperone HtpG, which codes for MPAETFEFQVEARQLLQMMIHSIYSNKDVFLRELISNSSDALDKLRLETLRDDTLVADSSDLHIAIETDTEKRTLTVRDNGIGMSHDEVVQLIGTIANSGTAAFLQELKEAKDSSASEELIGQFGVGFYSSFMVADEVTLLTRRAGEETGTRWQSGGEGTYTVEPVDDAPQGTSVTLRLKPEDTEDKLFDYTSPWKLREIVKRYSDFITWPIRMAAVSGEEDAEPTTETVNSMKALWARSKDSVTDEEYSELYKHISHDWTDPLETIRMQAEGTFEYQALLFLPSHAPQDLFMQDHKRGVQLYVKRVFIMDDCEALMPTYLRFVKGVVDAQDLSLNVSREILQQDRQIEMMRRRLVKKVLSTVKDMRSKTPEKYTTFWKEFGRVLKEGLFQDFENRDAILEIASFSSTRDEEEQTTLRSYVERMKEGQEQIFYMTGESRSAMESSPHMEAFRAKGFEVLLLTDPVDEVWVQSVPEFDGKQLQSIAKGEVDLDSDEEKKEIEAEREKQQQEYAGLLSWMTEQLGDTLKEVRLSSRLTVSPACIVSDTHDATPALENMYRAMGQEVPRTKRILELNPSHGLISGLKKAHDARGENPDASAELAETAELVHGLALLSDGGELSDPSRFSRLMADRLERTL
- a CDS encoding class I SAM-dependent methyltransferase, yielding MYAPTPDDWHETNRARWDERVPIHAAGDFYDLDAFLAGRDALRPFELEEVGDVTGRTLLHLQCHIGVDTLSWARHGAAQVVGLDFSEPAVETARGLARTLDLTPERATFVAADVYDAAQAVPDSAYDIVYTGLGALNWLPDIRRWAETVASLVAPGGFLYVAEFHPLTDCLDDETGSRVAYDYFSPDPWVDETPGTYADLDARTVHNRSVEWQHPVGDVVSALAAAGLRIDFLHEHDASLFPRYPVLERHSDGYYRFPAGRPRIPMLYSVKASRPIER
- a CDS encoding NAD(P)H-dependent oxidoreductase, producing MSVRILALVGSLRAGSHNRQLAEAAAKHAPEGVEVVLYEGLADVPFYNEDIDVEGDVPAAAARLREAAGQADAFLLFSPEYNGTMPAVLKNGIDWLSRPYGAGALTAKPVAVVGTAFGQFGGVWAQDEARKALGVAGATVLADVKLSIPGSVTRFAELHPADDAEVVTSLTEVLGQVAQGAAAAAA
- a CDS encoding nuclear transport factor 2 family protein; amino-acid sequence: MTEMADRTGTTPGAPGLRAAVEAYWAAADARDWEAFAATLSADVVYDLPQTRERVLGRDRYVRFNREYPGDWRVRVERIVADGDGRQAAARTCFTVAGGEIPAVHFFAFDPSGRITEVTDFWPEPYEPPTGREHLVERY
- a CDS encoding TetR/AcrR family transcriptional regulator, whose translation is MTALLPPLPGPPDAGETRTSLTLAATGETEHLRADAARNRTLLLEAASRLLAKSGASDLTMESVATAAGVGKGTVFRRFKDRTGLLIALLDHRESLLQATFLSGPPPMGPDAPAAERLHAFGPAVMRHERDHHELILASRNDPLRTFAIPAYRLRLSHVAMLVHGTGVAGNPELLAHSLLATIDTPLVHHLTCERGVPLAQLEQGWHDLITRHGVAR
- a CDS encoding SGNH/GDSL hydrolase family protein; this translates as MSVRTFRASVFTLAIAAAAALGLAAPASAAGADYVALGDSYSSGVGAGSYTSESGNCMRSTNAYPYLWKNANNPSSFKFVACSGATTASVASGQLSALTSSTTLVSVTAGGNDVGFADVMQTCVLQSEATCVNRVNTAVSQMQSSLPGALDSLYAGIRSRAPQAHVVVLGYPRFYKLSGSCIAGLTETERGSINNASDVLNGVLAKRAADAGFTYSSVVDEFTGHELCSGDAWIHSVSIPITNSYHPKAVGQSNGYLPAFRSAA
- a CDS encoding damage-control phosphatase ARMT1 family protein, with the translated sequence MGDERADSGTTHDSGLPPVITCREPGTFARSVLAERHPALIEQVREAFPYGPGPHRALDDLRHEIIHGVVEPPGPASPDRGFWLEQGREHFGRPWFDAPFLWAESYFYRRLLQAVGYFDEGPWQGIDPFAPFKRAELHGATVDEELRSLDDLATLPAGERAAALLQASLWGNRADLGFHSSADEPPLGEPDHSLVADDTQDLWSLLPADGGSTVAVIADNTGRELIPDLILLDHLLEHRHAERVVLHVKPRPYYVSDAMTADVVDCLRRLSGAPGEAGVIGRRLWKAMGEGRADVRTHAFFCAPFPYESMPGDLRAELAAATLTILKGDLNYRRLVGDRLWAPTTPFADVTGYFPGSVAALRTLKSDVVVGLDEGTLERLEASGRAWRTSGTHALVQVRADR